One genomic region from Nymphaea colorata isolate Beijing-Zhang1983 chromosome 12, ASM883128v2, whole genome shotgun sequence encodes:
- the LOC116265393 gene encoding FAS1 domain-containing protein SELMODRAFT_448915-like has product MASRLPLLLGILLYAFAVTESAPQVDMMVAITEMEQAGYFTFVTLLQMLQDKIPTNVTFFMPNDRMLARVPVPENAISEFVLGHVIPMPLFFNHLAHFPSGSMIPSYYAGHMLKVTNYNGMVYLNNVQVVRPNICTAGFSIRCHGINGVLVASAKSSRSPTLHPPTKKSTPPTQTESPPIASLTPPPPSPSSNTQDGAISPASRIPAGPKSAAPTLPAGPAHELVVSILCAVMVFVVC; this is encoded by the coding sequence ATGGCTTCCAGATTGCCCCTCTTGCTGGGAATCTTACTGTATGCATTTGCAGTCACTGAATCGGCACCGCAAGTTGATATGATGGTAGCCATTACAGAGATGGAACAAGCTGGTTACTTCACGTTTGTGACGTTGCTCCAGATGTTGCAGGACAAGATTCCTACCAATGTTACCTTCTTCATGCCAAACGATCGAATGCTGGCAAGGGTCCCAGTGCCTGAGAATGCTATCTCTGAGTTTGTTTTGGGCCATGTGATTCCGATGCCACTGTTCTTCAATCACCTTGCACATTTTCCATCTGGTTCCATGATCCCCTCCTACTACGCAGGTCACATGCTCAAGGTAACCAACTACAATGGAATGGTTTATCTCAACAATGTTCAGGTTGTCCGCCCAAACATCTGCACTGCAGGATTTTCCATTAGATGCCATGGGATCAACGGAGTGTTGGTGGCGTCTGCGAAAAGCAGCAGGTCCCCCACGCTGCATCCACCAACAAAGAAATCCACGCCACCAACACAAACAGAAAGCCCGCCCATAGCATCACTGACCCCGCCTCCCCCAAGTCCATCATCTAACACACAGGATGGAGCTATTTCTCCCGCTAGTCGAATTCCTGCAGGGCCGAAATCCGCAGCCCCGACCCTGCCTGCTGGACCAGCACATGAGTTGGTTGTTTCTATACTGTGCGCAGTCATGGTTTTTGTAGTTTGTTAG
- the LOC116265392 gene encoding putative acyl-activating enzyme 19 isoform X3, with translation MAVDVSAEARPRCCISHLFHAVASSCPSKIAVVHAVDGAHVCRSLGERSAYEVDFDEKRLLSACRISQSPPIYPGDEYFTYGKILSTVEELSVRIRVVLDGGDDPALIKPSGGIDSEAGKFCSFDDSPLLVGIFLAPSVYYLVAVLATLRIGEAFLPIDPSWPKHRVLSIVSSSRPALVITHPFSVGSNVEENEVPRWLVSGSNLLVLFRSDIHISKWDDNLSKSRGIWPCQRERPSPFCYVMCTSGSTGNPKGVCGTEKGLLNRFLWMHTLFPIRLEDVLLFKTSISFIDHFQEVLGAILAPATLIIPFPNELSADPLSLIDLVKAYSVTRLIAVPSLIRIILPALNSLHGKLMQEGLKVLVLSGEVFPLSLWYTLQSLLPTTTILNLYGSTEVSGDCTFFDCKDLPKILETEVLSTVPIGKPIHGCKVILIGESNDSDDGEIFVGGACTSIGYLFNSASDFVYLRCHDESSHGILGQKDIDEMYFRTGDFARRLRSGDYVFMGRKDRLVKIHGQRISLEEVEDTLRDHPDVSDSAVTVNSSDGEQSHLIAYIILKGRADVIPEAPAASSDDGESNGFEQTASSLKHWLAERLPSGMIPAHFQFLNSFPVTSSGKIDYASLAVPGLSKKRQRIHISAGLHKRHLETVKKAFCRALMAEKVMEDDDFFSLGGNSMAAAYLGHILGIDMRLIYRFPSPSKILKVMLDQTLLPEDSFKLEIQSENLSSTLNTETPSPVSHDVLPESSRVGSRRVHSLESDLGDTVPVNEKKQPARICNSLELDEIVDGKLLIEDSAWISSIHLATSVSFSRCNKITFVEESELGVFPQISVEIDGMNIRKMQSLWKVNLNSCVDASPLVISMHGNVYLFIGAHSHFFVCVNALSGQLVWEVSLAGRVECSAAITEDFSQVIVGCYRGNVYFLDFMTGSIFWTFETGGEVKSQPVVDSSRSIVWCGSYDHNLYALDYKNHCCLSKIFCGGSIYGTPSIDMVRTILYVGSTSGRVTAVSLQGLPFHIKWQYESGAPIFASSSINPSNGNGNYRWSNICRSMHFFISLWAGVGVFTEWSCVLIWAGKWEVGLGISHWRSNYFFGVC, from the exons ATGGCGGTCGATGTTTCGGCCGAGGCAAGACCCCGTTGCTGCATTAGTCACCTCTTCCACGCTGTGGCTTCCAGCTGCCCCAGCAAAATCGCTGTCGTTCACGCCGTCGACGGAGCCCATGTCTGCCGTTCCCTAGGTGAGCGATCTGCTTATGAAGTCGATTTTGATGAAAAGAGGCTCCTTTCTGCCTGCCGGATATCCCAATCCCCGCCAATCTACCCTGGGGATGAATATTTCACTTACGGAAAGATTCTTTCTACTGTCGAGGAATTGAGCGTCCGAATCCGTGTCGTTCTTGATGGCGGCGATGATCCTGCTCTTATCAAGCCGAGCG GAGGTATAGATTCAGAGGCTGGCAAATTCTGCTCATTTGATGATTCCCCACTGTTGGTGGGGATATTTTTAGCTCCTTCCGTATATTACCTTGTGGCTGTTCTCGCAACTCTAAGAATCGGGGAGGCATTTCTTCCTATAGATCCTTCATGGCCCAAACACAGGGTGCtctcaatagtttcttcttcaaGGCCTGCTCTTGTTATCACCCATCCTTTTTCCGTTGGTTCAAatgttgaagaaaatgaagtgCCACGTTGGCTTGTATCTGGAAGCAACTTGCTGGTTTTGTTTCGATCAGACATTCATATTAGCAAGTGGGATGACAACTTATCCAAATCTAGAGGTATATGGCCATGCCAAAGAGAAAGACCGAGTCCATTTTGTTACGTGATGTGTACATCTGGATCAACTGGAAACCCCAAGGGTGTGTGTGGCACTGAGAAAG GCCTTCTGAATCGCTTCTTGTGGATGCATACCTTATTTCCCATTCGTTTGGAAGATGTTCTACTGTTCAAGACTTCAATCAGTTTTATTGATCATTTTCAAGAGGTTTTGGGTGCCATTCTTGCCCCTGCAACATTGATAATACCTTTTCCAAACGAGTTATCTGCAGATCCTTTGTCGTTAATTGACCTTGTGAAG GCATATTCAGTTACAAGGTTGATAGCTGTTCCTTCGTTAATTCGAATAATTCTTCCTGCCTTGAACAGTTTACATGGGAAGCTAATGCAGGAGGGTCTAAAAGTTTTGGTGTTGAGTGGGGAAGTCTTTCCGTTGTCTTTATGGTATACCCTTCAGAGTCTATTGCCAACTACTACAATTTTAAATCTCTATGGAAGTACGGAG GTATCTGGAGATTGTACGTTTTTTGATTGCAAAGATTTGCCAAAGATTTTGGAGACTGAGGTGCTGAGTACTGTGCCTATTGGGAAGCCAATTCATGGTTGTAAAGTAATACTAATTGGAGAATCTAATGATTCTGATgatggtgaaatttttgttggtgGGGCGTGCACTTCAATTGGGTACTTGTTTAATTCAGCTTCAGATTTTGTTTACTTGCGATGTCATGATGAAAGTTCTCATGGTATTCTTGGTCAGAAAGATATAGACGAAATGTATTTTAGAACTGGTGATTTTGCTAGACGACTTAGGAGTGGTGATTATGTCTTTATGGGAAGAAAAGATCGTCTAGTGAAAATCCATGGGCAACGCATTTCTCTGGAAGAGGTAGAAGATACTTTGAGGGATCATCCTGATGTATCAGATTCAGCTGTAACTGTCAATTCAAGTGATGGAGAACAATCTCATCTGATAGCTTACATTATACTGAAAGGAAGAGCTGATGTAATTCCAGAAGCACCTGCAGCATCCTCTGATGATGGTGAATCTAATGGTTTTGAACAAACAGCTTCATCCTTGAAGCATTGGTTGGCAGAAAGACTGCCTTCAGGGATGATACCTGCAcattttcagtttcttaacTCATTTCCTGTGACTTCTTCAGGGAAAATAGACTATGCTTCATTAGCAGTGCCAGGTTTGAGCAAGAAAAGGCAGAGAATCCATATCAGCGCCGGCCTTCACAAAAGACATCTAGAAACAGTAAAAAAG GCTTTTTGTAGAGCTTTGATGGCCGAAAAAGTTATGGAGGATGATGATTTTTTCTCTCTGGGTGGGAATTCAATGGCTGCTGCATATCTTGGACACATCTTAGGCATTGATATGAGGCTTATATACAGGTTTCCCAGCCCAtccaaaatattgaaagttaTGCTTGATCAGACCTTGCTTCCTGAAGATTCTTTTAAATTGGAAATTCAAAGTGAAAACCTGTCATCCACCCTAAACACAGAGACTCCTTCTCCCGTCAGTCATGATGTTCTCCCAGAATCAAGCCGTGTAGGTTCCAGAAGGGTTCATAGTTTGGAATCTGATTTAGGTGACACAGTACCAGTCAATGAAAAGAAGCAGCCTGCTCGCATTTGTAACTCTTTGGAGCTGGATGAAATTGTAGATGGAAAGCTTTTAATTGAGGATAGTGCTTGGATTTCAAGTATTCACTTAGCAACATCAGTTTCATTCAGCCGTTGTAATAAGATTACATTTGTTGAAGAGTCTGAACTAGGTGTTTTTCCTCAAATATCTGTTGAAATCGATGGGATGAACATCCGAAAGATGCAAAGCCTGTGGAAAGTTAACCTGAACTCGTGCGTTGATGCATCTCCACTTGTCATCTCAATGCACGGGAATGTGTATTTATTCATCGGGGCACACTCACACTTCTTTGTTTGTGTCAATGCCTTGAG TGGTCAGCTTGTATGGGAGGTCAGTTTGGCGGGAAGAGTAGAGTGCTCGGCTGCAATTACTGAAGACTTTTCTCAG GTTATTGTTGGATGTTATAGAGGAAATGtgtattttcttgatttcatgACAGGAAGCATTTTTTGGACTTTCGAAACTGGTGGTGAG GTCAAATCACAGCCGGTTGTGGACTCATCAAGGAGTATAGTATG GTGCGGATCCTATGATCATAATTTGTATGCACTGGACTATAAAAatcattgctgtctttcaaagaTTTTCTGTGGGGGAAGCATTTATGGTACCCCTTCTATTGACATG GTGCGCACTATACTTTATGTAGGATCAACTAGTGGGAGAGTTACAGCTGTATCTCTGCAG GGTTTGCCATTTCATATAAAGTGGCAGTATGAATCTGGAGCACCAATTTTCGCATCTTCTTCTATCAACCCTTCAAATGGAAATG